A stretch of Microbacterium sp. LWH3-1.2 DNA encodes these proteins:
- a CDS encoding transglutaminase-like domain-containing protein codes for MKRDVTSRIALKVAEPAELVFAVAASGHYIPEAESITATTNGTPLPIEELADAHETRLHRVLAPAGEFVITYKATVTGGETARADDVERLVYLRQSRYAESDALAPTAAAEFRGIDGAAELLAAVSSWVGTRLSYVPGSSLPTDGAVRTLLARKGVCRDYAHLSIAVLRGLGIPARMVSVYAPGLTPMDFHAVVEAWIDDAWRVVDATTLAPRSSLVRIATGRDAADTAFLTVVSGRADLVDMAVTATADALPDDDLTQLVSIA; via the coding sequence ATGAAGCGCGACGTCACCAGCCGCATCGCCCTGAAGGTCGCCGAGCCCGCGGAACTCGTCTTCGCCGTCGCGGCCTCCGGCCACTACATCCCTGAAGCCGAGAGCATCACCGCGACGACGAACGGCACGCCTCTGCCGATCGAGGAGCTCGCCGACGCGCACGAGACTCGCCTGCACCGCGTCCTGGCGCCGGCCGGCGAGTTCGTGATCACATACAAGGCAACCGTCACCGGCGGCGAGACCGCCCGAGCCGACGACGTCGAGCGGCTCGTCTACCTCCGCCAGAGCCGCTACGCCGAGTCCGACGCCTTGGCCCCGACCGCGGCAGCGGAGTTCCGGGGCATCGACGGGGCCGCCGAGCTGCTCGCGGCAGTGTCGTCGTGGGTCGGCACGCGGCTGTCCTACGTGCCCGGTTCCTCGCTGCCGACCGACGGGGCCGTCCGCACCCTGCTCGCCCGCAAGGGCGTCTGCCGGGACTATGCGCACCTGTCGATCGCGGTGCTGCGCGGGCTCGGCATCCCGGCGCGCATGGTTTCCGTGTACGCGCCGGGGCTCACCCCGATGGACTTCCACGCGGTCGTCGAGGCCTGGATCGATGACGCCTGGCGGGTGGTCGACGCGACCACGCTCGCCCCGCGATCGAGCCTGGTCCGCATCGCGACGGGAAGGGATGCCGCCGACACGGCGTTCCTCACCGTTGTCTCCGGTCGCGCCGACCTCGTCGACATGGCCGTCACCGCCACCGCCGACGCGCTCCCCGACGACGACCTGACGCAGCTGGTCTCCATCGCCTGA
- a CDS encoding aldolase/citrate lyase family protein, whose translation MPLRLSPTLSVVLAHADRPLAGMWVCTGSPLVAEICAGSGLDWLLIDMEHSPNGLESVLAQLQAVAAYPVTPLVRVPIGDAVTIKQVLDLGAQNLLVPMVSSRTDAEAAVAAVRYPPRGTRGVGSALARSARWNRVDDYLQHADDHVSLFVQIETSAGVEAAAEIAAVDGVDGVFVGPSDLAASMGVLGRQTHPDVMGAVHRAFEAVRAAGKPVGVNAFDPAAADAYLGAGASFVLVGADVALLARGSEALAARFIPSGAAEDRASY comes from the coding sequence ATGCCGCTTCGTCTGAGCCCGACTCTCAGCGTCGTCCTCGCGCACGCCGATCGCCCGCTCGCGGGGATGTGGGTGTGCACGGGCTCGCCGCTCGTGGCCGAGATCTGCGCCGGCTCTGGCCTGGACTGGCTGCTCATCGACATGGAGCACTCCCCCAACGGCCTCGAATCGGTGCTGGCCCAGCTGCAGGCCGTCGCCGCGTACCCCGTCACCCCGCTCGTCCGGGTGCCGATCGGCGACGCCGTGACGATCAAGCAGGTGCTCGATCTCGGAGCCCAGAACCTGCTCGTGCCCATGGTGTCTTCGAGAACGGATGCCGAAGCCGCCGTCGCGGCCGTGCGCTATCCGCCGCGGGGCACCCGTGGCGTAGGCTCCGCGCTCGCGCGGTCGGCGCGCTGGAACCGTGTCGACGACTACCTGCAGCACGCCGACGACCATGTGTCGCTCTTCGTGCAGATCGAGACGTCGGCCGGTGTCGAGGCCGCCGCCGAGATCGCCGCGGTCGACGGCGTCGACGGCGTCTTCGTCGGCCCCTCCGACCTCGCCGCGTCGATGGGCGTGCTCGGACGGCAGACCCACCCCGACGTCATGGGCGCGGTGCATCGCGCGTTCGAGGCGGTGCGCGCCGCCGGCAAGCCCGTCGGCGTCAACGCCTTCGACCCGGCCGCCGCCGACGCCTACCTCGGGGCCGGCGCGTCGTTCGTCCTCGTGGGCGCCGACGTCGCACTCCTCGCCCGCGGCTCCGAAGCCCTCGCCGCCCGCTTCATCCCGTCCGGCGCCGCCGAGGATCGCGCCTCTTACTGA
- a CDS encoding fumarylacetoacetate hydrolase family protein, which translates to MLHPDDIAQVAAELAEADRTHGVIPRITARYPDATVEDSYAIQGVWRDQNIAAGRTLVGRKIGLTSKAMQQATGITEPDYGVMFDDTVYESGAEIPVEKFSNVRIEVELAFVLKTPLEGPDCTLEDALAAIDYAVPALEVLNSHIELEGRTIVDTISDNAAYGAMVLGTVRKRPDEIDLRWVPGVLARNGEIEETGVAAGVLGHPAAGVAWLANKFHQHGARLEAGEIILAGSFTRPMWVSRGDTVRCDYGPMGVIECRFV; encoded by the coding sequence ATGCTTCACCCCGACGACATCGCCCAGGTCGCGGCCGAGCTGGCCGAGGCCGATCGCACGCACGGTGTGATCCCGCGGATCACGGCGCGCTACCCGGACGCGACGGTCGAGGACTCGTACGCGATCCAGGGCGTGTGGCGCGACCAGAACATCGCCGCGGGACGCACGCTGGTGGGCCGCAAGATCGGGCTCACGTCCAAGGCGATGCAGCAGGCGACGGGCATCACCGAACCCGACTACGGCGTGATGTTCGACGACACCGTCTACGAGTCGGGCGCCGAGATCCCGGTCGAGAAGTTCTCGAACGTGCGCATCGAGGTCGAGCTCGCGTTCGTGCTGAAGACGCCGCTCGAGGGTCCCGACTGCACACTCGAGGACGCCCTCGCCGCGATCGACTACGCGGTGCCGGCCCTCGAGGTGCTGAACTCGCACATCGAGCTCGAGGGCCGCACGATCGTCGATACGATCAGCGACAACGCCGCGTACGGTGCGATGGTGCTCGGGACGGTGCGCAAGCGTCCCGACGAGATCGACCTCCGCTGGGTGCCGGGGGTTCTCGCCCGCAATGGCGAGATCGAGGAGACGGGCGTCGCCGCCGGCGTTCTCGGCCATCCCGCCGCCGGCGTCGCGTGGCTCGCGAACAAATTCCACCAGCACGGCGCACGGCTCGAGGCGGGCGAGATCATCCTCGCGGGCTCGTTCACCCGCCCCATGTGGGTGTCGCGGGGCGATACCGTCAGGTGCGACTACGGACCCATGGGAGTGATCGAATGCCGCTTCGTCTGA
- the hpaD gene encoding 3,4-dihydroxyphenylacetate 2,3-dioxygenase, which translates to MTHRDQMTRTSSGFYVSQEAPILSDNPIPAPSAPAPDILRCAYMELVVTDLLASREFYVDVLGLYVTEEDDSTIYLRSTEEFIHHNLVLRQGPVAAVAAFSYRVRSAEDLERAVAFYDELGCRIERRPEGFTKGIGDSVRVTDPLGFPYEFFYATEHVERLSWRYDLHTPGELVRLDHFNQVTPDVPRAVNFMQSLGFRVTEDIQDEEGTVYAAWMRRKPTVHDTAMTGGDGPRMHHVAFATHEKHNILAICDKLGALRRSDAIERGPGRHGVSNAFYLYLRDPDGHRVEIYTQDYYTGDPDNPVVTWDVHDNQRRDWWGNPVVPSWYTEASLVLDLDGNPQPVVARTDSSEMAVTIGADGFSYTRPDDEGEEMPSWKQGEYKLGHQL; encoded by the coding sequence ATGACCCACCGTGACCAGATGACCCGCACCTCCTCCGGCTTCTACGTGAGCCAGGAGGCTCCGATCCTCTCCGACAACCCGATCCCCGCGCCCAGCGCCCCGGCGCCCGACATCCTCCGCTGCGCGTACATGGAGCTCGTCGTCACCGACCTGCTGGCGTCGCGCGAGTTCTACGTCGACGTGCTCGGCCTGTACGTGACCGAGGAGGACGATTCCACGATCTACCTCCGCTCGACGGAGGAGTTCATCCACCACAACCTGGTGCTCCGCCAGGGACCGGTGGCCGCGGTCGCCGCGTTCTCGTACCGAGTCCGGTCCGCGGAGGACCTCGAGCGGGCCGTGGCGTTCTACGACGAGCTCGGCTGCCGCATCGAGCGCCGCCCCGAGGGCTTCACGAAGGGCATCGGCGACTCGGTGCGGGTGACCGATCCGCTCGGCTTCCCGTACGAGTTCTTCTACGCCACCGAGCACGTCGAACGGCTCTCCTGGCGGTATGACCTGCACACCCCCGGTGAGCTCGTGCGTCTGGACCACTTCAACCAGGTCACCCCCGACGTGCCCCGCGCCGTCAACTTCATGCAGTCGCTCGGGTTCCGCGTCACCGAAGACATCCAGGACGAGGAGGGCACCGTCTACGCGGCCTGGATGCGCCGCAAGCCCACGGTGCACGACACCGCCATGACCGGCGGCGACGGCCCGCGCATGCACCACGTCGCGTTCGCCACCCACGAGAAGCACAACATCCTCGCGATCTGCGACAAGCTCGGAGCGCTTCGCCGCTCCGACGCCATCGAGCGCGGCCCCGGCCGCCACGGCGTCTCGAACGCGTTCTACCTGTACCTGCGCGACCCCGACGGCCACCGCGTCGAGATCTACACCCAGGACTACTACACCGGCGACCCCGACAACCCGGTCGTCACCTGGGACGTGCACGACAACCAGCGCCGCGACTGGTGGGGCAACCCCGTCGTGCCGTCGTGGTACACCGAGGCTTCGCTCGTGCTCGACCTCGACGGCAATCCGCAGCCCGTGGTCGCCCGCACCGACTCGTCCGAGATGGCGGTCACGATCGGCGCCGACGGCTTCTCCTACACGCGCCCCGACGACGAGGGCGAGGAGATGCCCAGCTGGAAGCAGGGCGAGTACAAGCTCGGCCACCAGCTGTAG
- the hpaE gene encoding 5-carboxymethyl-2-hydroxymuconate semialdehyde dehydrogenase translates to MTDTQTLLATRHVPEGLPTRIQHYIDGEFVDSADGDTFDVLDPVTNETYVQAAAGKKADIDRAVAAARRAFTEGPWPRMLPRERSRVLHRIADIVESRDARLAELESFDSGLPITQALGQARRAAENFRFFADLIVAQADDAYKVPGRQMNYVNRKPIGVAGLITPWNTPFMLESWKLGPALATGNTVVLKPAEFTPLSASLWAGIFEEAGLPKGVFNLVNGLGEDAGDALVKHPDVPLISFTGESRTGQIIFGNAAPFLKGLSMELGGKSPAVVFADADLEAAIDATIFGVFSLNGERCTAGSRILVERPVYDEFVKRYAAQADRVVVGYPHDPKTEVGALVHPEHYDKVVSYIEIGKDEARLVAGGDRPEGFETGNFVRPTVFADVAPDARIFQEEIFGPVVAITPFDTDEEALELANGVRYGLAAYVWTNDLKRAHNFSQAIEAGMVWLNSNNVRDLRTPFGGVKASGLGHEGGYRSIDFYTDQQAVHITLGPAHNPTFGRADAAGH, encoded by the coding sequence ATGACCGACACCCAGACACTTCTCGCGACGCGGCACGTGCCCGAGGGCCTGCCGACCCGCATCCAGCACTACATCGACGGTGAGTTCGTCGACTCGGCCGACGGCGACACGTTCGACGTGCTCGACCCGGTGACGAACGAGACGTACGTGCAGGCCGCGGCCGGCAAGAAGGCCGATATCGACCGCGCCGTCGCCGCCGCCCGGCGCGCGTTCACCGAGGGGCCGTGGCCGCGGATGCTGCCGCGTGAGCGTTCCCGCGTGCTGCACCGGATCGCGGACATCGTGGAGTCCCGCGACGCGCGTCTGGCGGAGCTGGAGTCGTTCGACTCGGGGCTGCCGATCACGCAGGCGCTCGGTCAGGCCCGTCGCGCGGCCGAGAACTTCCGGTTCTTCGCCGACCTGATCGTGGCGCAGGCCGACGACGCCTACAAGGTGCCCGGCCGGCAGATGAACTACGTCAACCGCAAGCCGATCGGCGTCGCAGGGCTCATCACGCCATGGAACACGCCGTTCATGCTCGAGTCGTGGAAGCTCGGCCCGGCGCTCGCGACCGGCAACACGGTGGTGCTCAAGCCTGCGGAGTTCACGCCGCTGTCGGCGTCGCTGTGGGCCGGCATCTTCGAGGAGGCAGGCCTTCCGAAGGGCGTCTTCAACCTCGTCAACGGACTGGGCGAGGACGCCGGCGACGCGCTGGTGAAGCATCCCGACGTCCCCCTCATCTCGTTCACGGGCGAGAGCCGCACCGGGCAGATCATCTTCGGCAACGCCGCACCGTTCCTGAAGGGCCTGTCGATGGAGCTGGGCGGCAAGAGCCCCGCCGTCGTGTTCGCCGACGCCGACCTGGAGGCGGCCATCGACGCGACGATCTTCGGTGTGTTCTCGCTGAACGGCGAGCGTTGCACCGCCGGCTCGCGCATCCTCGTCGAGCGCCCGGTCTACGACGAGTTCGTGAAGCGCTACGCGGCGCAGGCCGACCGCGTCGTGGTGGGCTACCCGCACGACCCGAAGACCGAGGTGGGCGCGCTGGTGCACCCGGAGCACTACGACAAGGTCGTCAGCTACATCGAGATCGGCAAGGACGAGGCGCGCCTCGTCGCCGGCGGCGACCGTCCAGAGGGCTTCGAGACCGGCAACTTCGTCCGTCCGACCGTGTTCGCCGACGTCGCCCCCGACGCCCGGATCTTCCAGGAGGAGATCTTCGGCCCGGTCGTGGCGATCACCCCGTTCGACACCGACGAGGAGGCGCTCGAACTCGCCAACGGCGTGCGCTACGGCCTCGCGGCGTACGTGTGGACCAACGACCTCAAGCGCGCCCACAACTTCTCGCAGGCGATCGAGGCGGGCATGGTGTGGCTCAATTCGAACAACGTGCGCGATCTCCGCACCCCGTTCGGGGGCGTCAAGGCCTCCGGCCTCGGCCACGAGGGCGGCTACCGCTCGATCGACTTCTACACCGACCAGCAGGCCGTGCACATCACGCTCGGCCCCGCTCACAACCCCACCTTCGGAAGGGCGGACGCCGCCGGCCACTGA
- a CDS encoding GntR family transcriptional regulator has product MSPAEADTLSKSQQAYRWVKERIANQEFTPGYRLVLGSIAGELDMSVVPVREAIRQLEAEGLVTFERNVGARVSMVDDSHYRYSMQALSILEGTATALAARRLTADDIRNARRINELMIETLEHFDPRAFTALNQEFHAALYEKCANPRMLDLVHAEWARLGHLRDSTFSFVPGRAQESVREHENILVLIETGAPLGEIEKAARRHRSATLDAYMIHEHPDEALGLPAF; this is encoded by the coding sequence ATGAGCCCGGCCGAAGCCGACACGCTCAGCAAGTCCCAGCAGGCGTACCGCTGGGTCAAGGAGCGCATCGCGAACCAGGAGTTCACGCCGGGTTACCGCCTGGTGCTGGGCAGCATCGCCGGCGAGCTCGACATGAGCGTCGTGCCCGTTCGCGAGGCGATCCGCCAGCTCGAGGCCGAAGGGCTCGTCACGTTCGAGCGCAATGTCGGTGCCCGCGTGTCGATGGTCGACGACTCGCACTACCGCTACAGCATGCAGGCGCTGTCCATCCTCGAGGGCACCGCCACCGCGCTGGCCGCGCGCCGGCTCACGGCCGACGACATCCGCAACGCACGTCGCATCAACGAGCTCATGATCGAGACGCTCGAGCACTTCGACCCGCGAGCGTTCACCGCGCTCAACCAGGAGTTCCACGCGGCTCTGTACGAGAAGTGCGCCAACCCGCGCATGCTCGACCTCGTGCACGCCGAGTGGGCCCGCCTCGGCCATCTGCGCGACTCGACCTTCAGCTTCGTGCCGGGCCGGGCCCAGGAGTCCGTACGGGAGCACGAGAACATCCTCGTGCTCATCGAGACCGGCGCCCCGCTGGGCGAGATCGAGAAGGCGGCCCGCCGGCACCGGTCGGCGACCCTCGACGCCTACATGATCCACGAGCACCCCGACGAGGCCCTCGGGCTTCCCGCGTTCTGA
- a CDS encoding fumarylacetoacetate hydrolase family protein, which translates to MDEITDAADRRFAALPGRPGKIVAVHLSYASRADQRGRRPQHPSYFFKPSSSVASSGDTIERPAGTELLAFEGEIALVIGAPARRVALDDAWSHVAWVTASNDFGLYDLRANDKGSNVRSKGGDGCTPVGPSLIDAREIDPSTLRVRTWLNGSLVQDDTAAGMIFPFAQLVADLSQHFTLETGDVILTGTPAGSSVAQPGDVVEVEVDVPGGPSSGRLVTTVVQGAAAFDAELGSLPAVDDLQRSEAWGSREAAGLPPAEAANPPLSPRLRAKLEAVPVAGLSAQLRKRGLDNVHIDGVRPLHPEAKLVGTARTLRFVPNREDLFASHGGGYNAQKRVFDAVGDGEVVVIEARGEAGSGTLGDILAIRAHARGAAGIVTDGGVRDAAAVAAVGIPVYSCGAHPAVLGRKHVPWDGDVTIACGGATVQPGDVIVGDADGVVVIPPAIAEEIADAALAQEDEDGWIADRVAEGHPVDGLFPMNAEWRAEYDAREGGRA; encoded by the coding sequence ATGGACGAGATCACGGATGCCGCAGACCGCCGTTTCGCAGCCCTCCCCGGCCGCCCCGGCAAGATCGTCGCCGTCCACCTCAGCTACGCGTCGCGTGCGGATCAGCGCGGGCGGCGGCCGCAGCATCCGTCGTACTTCTTCAAGCCGTCCAGCTCGGTCGCCTCCTCCGGCGACACGATCGAACGTCCTGCGGGCACTGAGCTCCTCGCCTTCGAGGGCGAGATCGCGCTGGTCATCGGCGCTCCCGCGCGACGCGTCGCGCTCGACGACGCCTGGTCGCACGTCGCGTGGGTCACCGCGTCCAACGACTTCGGGCTGTACGACCTGCGCGCGAACGACAAGGGCTCGAACGTGCGGTCCAAGGGCGGCGACGGCTGCACCCCGGTCGGTCCGTCTCTCATCGACGCCCGCGAGATCGACCCGAGCACACTCCGCGTGCGAACGTGGCTCAACGGCAGCCTCGTGCAGGACGACACCGCTGCGGGCATGATCTTCCCCTTCGCACAGCTGGTCGCCGACCTGTCGCAGCACTTCACGCTCGAGACGGGCGACGTGATTCTCACGGGCACGCCGGCGGGGTCGTCGGTGGCGCAGCCCGGCGACGTGGTCGAGGTCGAGGTCGATGTGCCCGGCGGCCCGTCTTCGGGTCGACTGGTCACCACGGTGGTGCAGGGAGCCGCCGCGTTCGACGCGGAGCTCGGGTCACTGCCCGCCGTCGACGACCTGCAGCGCAGCGAGGCGTGGGGCTCTCGGGAGGCGGCCGGACTTCCGCCGGCGGAGGCCGCGAACCCGCCACTCTCCCCCCGACTGCGCGCCAAGCTCGAGGCGGTGCCCGTCGCAGGCCTGTCGGCACAGCTGCGCAAGCGCGGGCTCGACAACGTGCACATCGACGGCGTCCGGCCGCTGCATCCCGAAGCGAAGCTCGTCGGCACCGCCCGCACGCTGCGGTTCGTGCCCAACCGCGAAGACCTCTTCGCGTCGCACGGCGGCGGCTACAACGCGCAGAAGCGCGTGTTCGACGCCGTCGGCGACGGCGAGGTCGTGGTGATCGAGGCGCGCGGAGAGGCCGGCTCGGGCACGCTCGGCGACATCCTCGCGATCCGCGCACACGCTCGCGGCGCCGCCGGCATCGTCACCGACGGAGGGGTGCGGGATGCGGCGGCCGTCGCCGCGGTCGGCATCCCGGTGTACTCCTGCGGCGCCCACCCCGCGGTGCTCGGCCGCAAGCACGTGCCCTGGGACGGCGACGTCACGATCGCGTGCGGCGGTGCCACCGTCCAGCCCGGCGACGTCATCGTCGGGGACGCGGACGGGGTCGTGGTGATCCCTCCCGCGATCGCGGAGGAGATCGCGGACGCGGCCCTCGCCCAGGAAGACGAGGACGGCTGGATCGCCGACCGCGTCGCGGAGGGGCATCCGGTCGACGGACTCTTCCCGATGAACGCCGAATGGCGCGCCGAGTACGACGCCCGAGAAGGAGGCCGCGCATGA
- a CDS encoding MFS transporter: MSTSRSPQGFTPTGTIASTPDRRRVVFATVVGTTVEWYDFFIYATAVGLVFGQLFFAPLGANSAIVAFATVGVSFLFRPLGAFLAGHFGDKYGRKVVLMWTLILMGAATALIGVLPTYEAIGIAAPILLVLLRIIQGISAGGEWGGAVLMAVEHAPKKRRGAFGASPQIGVPLGLLLASGVMALMAMIAPGDAFLVWGWRVPFLLSVVLILVGYYVRRRVEESPVFAELAERKEKARMPIVTLFRKHLLLVIIAALVFAGNNAVGYMTTGGYIQGYSTNPEGPLGLERGPVLWAVAGSAVTWLLSTLAAGFISDRIGRRTTYIIGWILQLVGVFLLFPLVNTGDIWLLFLGLAILTIGLGFTYGPQAALYSELFPASIRFSGVSISYAIGAILGGAFAPTIATALVQATGSTLSVTWYLAAMTVIGLIATLLLRDRSGIPLGPDHEAEQSASPIYGFSKA, translated from the coding sequence ATGAGCACCTCACGATCCCCTCAGGGATTCACCCCCACCGGAACCATCGCGTCGACCCCCGACCGCCGTCGCGTCGTGTTCGCGACCGTCGTCGGCACCACCGTCGAGTGGTACGACTTCTTCATCTATGCGACCGCGGTCGGGCTGGTCTTCGGCCAGCTGTTCTTCGCGCCGCTCGGCGCGAACAGCGCGATCGTGGCCTTCGCGACCGTCGGCGTGAGCTTCCTCTTCCGCCCGCTCGGCGCGTTCCTCGCCGGCCACTTCGGCGACAAGTACGGCCGCAAAGTCGTGCTCATGTGGACGCTCATCCTCATGGGTGCGGCGACCGCGCTCATCGGCGTACTGCCGACGTACGAGGCGATCGGGATCGCGGCCCCGATCCTCCTCGTGCTGCTGCGCATCATCCAGGGCATCTCCGCGGGCGGCGAGTGGGGTGGCGCCGTGCTCATGGCCGTCGAGCACGCGCCGAAGAAGCGTCGCGGTGCCTTCGGCGCCTCGCCGCAGATCGGCGTGCCGCTCGGCCTGCTGCTCGCCTCGGGTGTCATGGCGCTCATGGCGATGATCGCCCCCGGCGACGCGTTTCTCGTATGGGGCTGGCGCGTCCCGTTCCTCCTCAGCGTGGTGCTGATCCTCGTGGGCTACTACGTCCGCCGCCGCGTCGAGGAGAGCCCGGTCTTCGCCGAGCTCGCCGAGCGCAAGGAGAAGGCGCGGATGCCGATCGTCACGCTCTTCCGCAAGCACCTGCTCCTCGTGATCATCGCCGCGCTGGTCTTCGCGGGCAACAACGCCGTCGGCTACATGACCACAGGCGGGTACATCCAGGGCTACTCGACGAACCCCGAGGGACCGCTCGGCCTCGAGCGCGGACCGGTGCTGTGGGCGGTCGCGGGATCGGCCGTCACCTGGCTGCTGTCGACGCTGGCTGCCGGCTTCATCTCCGACCGCATCGGGCGCCGCACGACGTACATCATCGGCTGGATCCTGCAGCTCGTGGGCGTCTTCCTGCTGTTCCCGCTCGTGAACACGGGTGATATCTGGCTGCTGTTCCTCGGACTCGCGATCCTCACGATCGGCCTCGGCTTCACGTACGGCCCCCAGGCCGCGCTGTACTCCGAGCTGTTCCCGGCATCCATCCGCTTCTCGGGCGTCTCGATCTCGTACGCGATCGGCGCGATCCTCGGCGGTGCGTTCGCCCCCACCATCGCGACGGCGCTCGTGCAGGCGACCGGCTCGACCCTGTCGGTCACGTGGTACCTCGCCGCCATGACGGTGATCGGACTCATCGCGACACTGCTGCTGCGCGACCGCTCCGGCATCCCGCTCGGCCCCGATCACGAGGCCGAGCAGTCGGCCAGCCCGATCTACGGCTTCTCCAAGGCCTGA
- a CDS encoding TetR/AcrR family transcriptional regulator, translating into MSASTDASPARRGRPGYDRDQVLAVAVALFNEQGYDATSVADLASRLGLTKSALYHHFDSKEQLLALALDEALDGLEGVLDEPGASVGDPVERLGAVLRGAVGVLVDKLPYVTLLLRVRGNSEVERAALERRRSFDHRVTALVAAAQRAGQVRADVDGAVATRLVFGMVNSIVEWYRPGGAVDRERLAHDVVAVALDGMRTR; encoded by the coding sequence ATGTCCGCGAGCACCGACGCCTCCCCCGCGCGACGCGGACGGCCCGGCTACGACCGCGACCAGGTGCTGGCGGTCGCGGTGGCACTCTTCAACGAGCAGGGATACGACGCGACGTCCGTCGCCGATCTCGCCTCGCGCCTGGGCCTCACGAAGTCGGCCCTGTACCACCACTTCGACTCGAAGGAGCAACTGCTCGCGCTCGCTCTCGACGAGGCGCTCGATGGGCTCGAGGGCGTGCTCGACGAGCCGGGCGCCTCCGTGGGCGACCCCGTCGAGCGACTCGGCGCCGTGCTGCGCGGAGCCGTGGGGGTGCTCGTCGACAAGCTCCCCTATGTCACGCTCCTGCTGCGCGTCCGGGGCAACAGCGAGGTCGAGCGCGCCGCCCTCGAACGCCGACGCAGCTTCGACCACCGCGTGACGGCGCTCGTGGCCGCGGCGCAGCGCGCCGGTCAGGTGCGCGCGGATGTCGACGGCGCCGTGGCCACGCGCCTGGTGTTCGGCATGGTCAACTCGATCGTCGAGTGGTATCGCCCCGGCGGCGCCGTCGATCGCGAGCGGCTTGCCCACGACGTCGTCGCGGTGGCCCTCGACGGCATGCGCACCCGCTGA
- a CDS encoding enoyl-CoA hydratase/isomerase family protein, whose product MPEPLKIQRGEDRVVATLSRPEVRNAIDQDTIDRLHELCGELEREPRTLILTGSDGVFASGADIAQLRQRRAADARRGINTRAFTRVRNLPMPVIAAIDGYALGGGAELAYAADIRIGTPSLEIGNPETGLGIIAAAGATWRLPEIVGEARAAEMLLTGRILDADTAVDWGLVSSLYEPADLLAAAHAIADRIARNDPLATRHTKTALLAPRAAHPEIELELQAQLFESPEKERRMTAFLERKKR is encoded by the coding sequence ATGCCTGAGCCGCTCAAGATCCAGCGGGGCGAGGACCGCGTCGTCGCGACGCTGTCGCGGCCGGAGGTGCGCAACGCGATCGATCAGGACACCATCGACCGTCTGCACGAGCTGTGCGGCGAGCTCGAGCGCGAGCCCCGCACGCTCATCCTCACGGGCTCCGACGGTGTGTTCGCCTCGGGCGCCGACATCGCCCAGCTGCGCCAACGCCGCGCCGCCGACGCGCGCCGGGGCATCAACACCCGCGCCTTCACTCGGGTACGCAACCTGCCGATGCCCGTCATCGCGGCGATCGACGGCTACGCGCTGGGAGGCGGGGCCGAGCTCGCGTACGCGGCCGACATCCGCATCGGAACGCCGAGCCTCGAGATCGGCAACCCCGAGACCGGTCTCGGCATCATCGCGGCGGCGGGTGCGACGTGGCGCCTGCCCGAGATCGTCGGCGAGGCCCGGGCCGCCGAGATGCTGCTGACAGGGCGCATCCTGGATGCCGACACCGCCGTCGACTGGGGGCTCGTGTCCTCGCTGTACGAGCCCGCCGACCTGCTCGCCGCGGCCCACGCGATCGCCGACCGCATCGCGCGCAACGACCCGTTGGCGACGCGCCACACGAAGACGGCGCTGCTCGCCCCGCGCGCCGCGCACCCCGAGATCGAGCTGGAGCTGCAGGCGCAGCTCTTCGAGAGCCCCGAGAAGGAGCGGCGCATGACCGCGTTCCTCGAGAGGAAGAAGCGATGA